One genomic window of Marinobacter adhaerens HP15 includes the following:
- a CDS encoding GGDEF domain-containing protein, giving the protein MAGRSPVPGPSAPKLEIDRQFPSEFTDSVASMRWDATTEKVLVNEAFHGLLGPSKRGTEINLSELMTPQDIARLLEKLDPKRPPMAHDHGTFLCRLIGSDEQILWLETTVCESSAKEGISCRYATFKDVTDRLTKELFFENFADSLPGIVFSYTVYPDSSHYFSYISIKTKEFFGIENREFLANPDLAFDIIEPEDLPFVRESLAESKRTMTHWKAEYRTTVKGKTRWFEGTAIPKLQPNGSVTWNGITIAIDDRKNLELELKEVASKDYLTGVFNRRYLSEFLRDQSERFDRYQERSSVILIDIDNFKAINDEHGHDFGDLVLRQFSDLVSKNVRKVDTFGRMGGEEFLIILPNTGVQSALEVGKKILRKTRSKLQTIDGIDVALTFSAGISEFSAVQSSANKVLKHADQLLYEAKSEGRNGIKTDG; this is encoded by the coding sequence GTGGCCGGTAGATCTCCAGTACCGGGACCCTCAGCGCCGAAGCTCGAAATTGATCGTCAATTTCCGTCCGAATTCACTGACAGTGTTGCCTCCATGCGGTGGGACGCTACAACAGAAAAAGTCCTTGTAAACGAGGCATTCCATGGTCTTTTGGGGCCTTCCAAAAGGGGCACTGAAATTAACCTTTCGGAATTGATGACCCCACAGGACATCGCCAGGCTTCTCGAAAAGCTGGACCCGAAAAGGCCACCGATGGCTCATGATCACGGTACGTTTTTGTGCCGGCTGATAGGGAGCGATGAACAAATCCTGTGGTTGGAGACAACCGTCTGCGAGAGTTCCGCGAAGGAGGGAATTTCGTGTCGCTATGCAACGTTCAAAGATGTGACTGACAGGCTAACCAAAGAACTGTTTTTCGAAAACTTCGCCGATTCATTACCTGGCATCGTTTTCTCTTACACAGTGTATCCGGATTCAAGTCATTACTTTTCTTATATCAGCATAAAAACCAAAGAGTTTTTCGGAATTGAAAACAGGGAATTCCTGGCCAACCCGGACTTGGCGTTCGATATTATCGAGCCCGAAGATCTGCCTTTTGTTCGCGAGAGTTTGGCCGAATCGAAGCGCACGATGACTCACTGGAAAGCTGAATACCGAACAACGGTCAAAGGCAAAACTCGGTGGTTTGAGGGGACTGCCATTCCAAAACTGCAACCAAACGGAAGCGTGACATGGAATGGCATCACGATTGCTATAGACGATAGAAAAAACCTTGAGCTTGAGCTAAAAGAAGTAGCAAGCAAGGACTACCTGACCGGGGTCTTTAATCGCCGATATCTCAGCGAGTTCCTGCGCGACCAGTCTGAACGCTTCGACCGCTACCAGGAACGTTCGAGCGTGATTCTGATCGACATTGACAACTTTAAGGCGATTAACGACGAGCATGGCCATGATTTCGGTGACCTTGTGCTACGCCAGTTCTCAGACTTGGTGAGCAAGAATGTCAGAAAGGTCGATACCTTCGGTCGAATGGGCGGCGAAGAATTTCTGATTATTCTACCGAACACCGGAGTTCAATCTGCCCTGGAAGTCGGAAAGAAAATACTCAGGAAGACCAGGTCGAAACTCCAGACAATCGATGGCATAGACGTTGCACTAACTTTCAGTGCGGGCATCTCTGAATTTTCCGCTGTTCAAAGCAGCGCAAATAAAGTCCTCAAACACGCAGACCAGCTCCTTTATGAAGCAAAGTCTGAAGGAAGAAACGGCATCAAAACTGACGGGTAA
- a CDS encoding type II toxin-antitoxin system RelE/ParE family toxin — MIKSFKCKHTEELVKTGKTRRFNAIQRTAERKLQQLLSAEALKDLKSPPGNRLEPLSGDREGQHSIRINDQWRLCFRWTDEGAEDVEIVDYH, encoded by the coding sequence ATGATCAAGAGCTTTAAGTGCAAGCACACAGAGGAGCTTGTAAAAACAGGTAAGACTCGGCGTTTCAATGCAATCCAGCGAACGGCCGAGCGTAAGTTACAGCAGCTGCTAAGCGCTGAAGCTCTTAAAGATTTAAAGTCTCCGCCCGGGAATAGACTTGAGCCGCTTTCTGGAGACAGAGAGGGGCAACACAGCATCCGGATCAATGACCAGTGGCGGTTGTGTTTCCGCTGGACAGATGAAGGGGCGGAAGACGTGGAGATTGTTGATTACCACTAA
- a CDS encoding transglycosylase domain-containing protein — MCEFLILGEDQRIELHMGVDPIALMRSVWMTCVHRRRQGGSTVAMQLVRTLTQRYERTIWRKISEIVLAVRLTYTFDRKDIARIYLWVAYYGWNMHGFQQAFEGISKATGNDSKIGAANLVARLKYPQPRHLDERQLGRISRRVHHLLALDSGSTKRGTFSGIANHGTISNS, encoded by the coding sequence ATGTGCGAATTTCTAATCCTTGGGGAGGATCAACGTATTGAGCTACACATGGGGGTCGACCCAATCGCACTGATGAGGAGTGTTTGGATGACTTGCGTCCACCGAAGACGTCAAGGCGGATCGACAGTTGCCATGCAGTTGGTGCGTACATTGACACAGAGGTATGAGCGAACGATATGGCGCAAAATCAGCGAAATTGTCCTAGCAGTGCGTCTCACATATACGTTTGATCGGAAGGACATTGCCCGTATTTATCTATGGGTGGCCTACTACGGCTGGAACATGCACGGATTCCAGCAGGCTTTCGAGGGGATCTCGAAGGCCACTGGCAACGACTCAAAAATCGGCGCGGCGAATCTTGTGGCGCGCCTTAAATACCCACAACCACGTCATCTAGATGAACGGCAACTCGGTCGAATTAGCCGCAGAGTTCACCATCTTCTCGCGCTTGATTCGGGCTCTACAAAACGCGGTACTTTCTCAGGCATTGCAAATCATGGAACCATTTCGAATTCCTGA
- a CDS encoding restriction endonuclease, translated as MDWKEYEKEIFDHFKGQYPTAEISLDARKTGLYSKAERQIDILIEQYVAGNRITIAIDGKYLNKKVDVKAVESYIGMLEDIGAHKGLLVSKEGFSEAAYNRAHFGPTEIELDILNLEELRHFQSYGAIPYAGDCGALIPAPFGWVVDIQTTPAWLATVYQQGRTLDDAMKDGEFMYVQFWNRRQGGHELGDLLNLQKENLLKVDPECVIEFLPTIKRKDAETKLRVAHVSQYPSPEYTGFVQFTDFIFFCVLFSPENRSKSNIRKLENIMEAVRPIKIEQHKANQ; from the coding sequence ATGGACTGGAAAGAATACGAAAAGGAGATTTTCGACCATTTTAAGGGCCAATACCCGACCGCCGAGATTAGCTTGGATGCACGGAAAACCGGACTGTATTCAAAGGCTGAGCGCCAAATCGACATTTTGATCGAGCAATACGTAGCTGGAAACCGGATCACCATCGCTATTGACGGGAAATATCTGAATAAGAAGGTCGATGTCAAAGCAGTCGAAAGCTATATCGGCATGCTTGAGGACATTGGAGCCCACAAAGGCTTGCTAGTCTCGAAAGAGGGATTTTCGGAGGCAGCATACAACAGAGCACATTTCGGGCCCACCGAAATTGAATTGGACATCCTTAACTTAGAAGAACTTAGACACTTCCAATCGTATGGTGCGATTCCATATGCTGGAGACTGTGGTGCTTTAATTCCTGCTCCATTTGGCTGGGTTGTCGATATTCAAACCACACCTGCCTGGCTGGCGACGGTCTATCAGCAAGGCCGCACACTAGATGACGCCATGAAAGATGGTGAATTCATGTATGTTCAGTTCTGGAATCGCCGACAGGGCGGCCATGAGCTAGGGGACTTGCTAAACCTTCAAAAGGAAAATCTGCTGAAAGTTGATCCGGAATGCGTGATCGAATTTCTACCAACGATTAAACGAAAAGACGCCGAAACGAAGCTTCGGGTTGCTCATGTAAGTCAATATCCATCGCCAGAATACACGGGATTTGTACAGTTTACGGATTTTATTTTCTTCTGTGTCTTGTTCTCTCCAGAAAATAGGTCAAAAAGCAACATCCGGAAATTAGAAAACATCATGGAAGCGGTGAGACCTATTAAAATTGAACAACATAAAGCTAACCAGTAG
- a CDS encoding J517_1871 family lipoprotein has translation MNVFKHGLVACFLIALAGCQSPMSDMMNNNFVAITPEPVPEGLAGSWTGNMGPYLVTMKWQSDGHGLFCYSYGTADVLQKLKFSGGKIQIQDGTKLILKEQNPESITVYAPYAAGKDTVLLTDPDYKNASGFCAKAVNT, from the coding sequence ATGAACGTTTTTAAGCACGGCTTGGTTGCTTGTTTTTTAATCGCTCTCGCCGGGTGCCAATCACCCATGAGTGACATGATGAACAATAACTTTGTGGCTATCACGCCTGAGCCAGTGCCTGAAGGTCTTGCGGGTTCATGGACAGGTAATATGGGTCCTTACCTTGTCACTATGAAATGGCAGTCCGATGGGCATGGTTTGTTCTGCTATTCCTACGGCACCGCTGACGTCCTACAGAAATTAAAATTTTCCGGGGGCAAGATACAGATTCAGGACGGCACCAAGCTGATACTGAAGGAGCAGAATCCTGAATCCATTACGGTCTATGCTCCCTATGCTGCCGGCAAAGACACGGTCCTCCTCACCGATCCGGACTATAAAAATGCCTCGGGCTTCTGTGCCAAGGCGGTAAACACATAA
- the tmk gene encoding dTMP kinase, whose protein sequence is MPFISIEGIDGSGKTEQVKLLVEHLRDIGQSVLQTKEPDGGHLGAEVRAILTHSDRPLAPTEQLLLVSAARFDHVRSVIRPALASGQWVISDRFIDSTYALQVAVSDADLHLLFRSTRDIVVGPTLPDLTIILDLPLAVAHGRREQRRDGVLDPAEAARDFAVIREALIAVAHQEPERCHVIDANQSPDGVARDIWRLVEPLL, encoded by the coding sequence ATGCCATTTATTAGTATCGAGGGCATTGACGGTAGCGGGAAGACCGAGCAAGTTAAACTACTTGTTGAGCATCTTAGAGATATCGGCCAATCGGTACTACAGACAAAGGAACCGGATGGAGGCCATTTGGGGGCAGAGGTCCGTGCGATTCTAACGCACTCTGACCGACCACTCGCTCCGACAGAGCAGCTCTTGCTGGTAAGCGCTGCCCGATTTGATCATGTGCGCAGTGTTATCCGGCCAGCATTAGCTAGTGGCCAGTGGGTCATCTCTGATCGCTTCATCGACTCGACTTACGCTCTTCAAGTCGCGGTGTCCGATGCTGATCTCCACCTGCTGTTCCGGTCGACCCGCGACATTGTCGTGGGCCCCACACTCCCAGATCTTACGATTATCCTAGACCTTCCCCTTGCCGTAGCTCATGGCCGGCGGGAGCAGCGCCGCGACGGCGTTCTTGACCCGGCGGAAGCGGCGCGGGATTTCGCAGTCATCCGCGAAGCTCTCATCGCGGTGGCACACCAGGAGCCGGAACGCTGCCATGTCATCGACGCAAATCAGTCACCGGATGGGGTGGCGCGAGACATCTGGCGCTTAGTCGAACCTTTGCTATGA
- a CDS encoding putative bifunctional diguanylate cyclase/phosphodiesterase, producing the protein MESISDIALQCFDSSNSGIVISSCVEDFPIIYCNDAFCSLTGYERPEIMGKNCRFLQGEETSQTVIGSIKSAIAQSKTHRIVIKNYRKDGAAFWNDLYLTPIRNGKGSVTHYLGIQNDIKDLDRNNRNVPFHFPYDDLTQLPTPAMAVELIKMGAMNKPEEQASISLGTISVNGLANLRGFMGNSAADTAILEIRDRLQMQLCNEAILARAGEGEFIVIVPSKEDGEDDFDKTLEGLCESTLRPVRIDGQMFQLTFNGGFISRLPYSLIDESTRFCSFALAQSQDEGRNRVVEFTYSDLRRAQADQLLAGHIPTALQGEEFYVAYQPQLNLETQDVVGFEALARWDHPEHGTVSPGRFIPLCENSGYINALTLNLLEQICNDLPDIWERYGDIKVSMNLSPFSLLDREFIQAFIDTATAICDVKGKVSLEVVENLSIDGYESAAKNLAALREAGFDIILDDFGTGYSSLSYIRRLGASVVKIDREFVMNLNQSNHDDLAIIRSVVSLGKQFGFDVIAEGVEYANQAAILLEEGVTIGQGYLFSKPLKIDHFL; encoded by the coding sequence ATGGAATCGATTTCTGACATTGCACTTCAATGCTTTGATTCTTCGAACAGCGGAATTGTCATAAGCAGCTGCGTAGAGGATTTCCCCATCATCTACTGCAATGATGCTTTTTGTTCCCTCACCGGGTACGAGCGGCCGGAAATCATGGGCAAGAACTGTCGCTTTCTTCAGGGAGAAGAAACCAGTCAGACCGTTATCGGTTCCATCAAGTCTGCGATTGCGCAAAGCAAAACCCATCGCATCGTCATCAAAAATTACAGGAAGGACGGCGCGGCTTTCTGGAACGACCTCTACCTGACACCGATTCGCAACGGAAAAGGGTCTGTGACTCATTACCTGGGTATCCAGAATGATATTAAGGATCTGGATCGCAACAACAGGAACGTCCCGTTTCACTTTCCATACGATGACTTGACTCAGTTACCGACTCCCGCCATGGCAGTGGAGCTGATAAAAATGGGAGCGATGAATAAACCTGAAGAGCAGGCGTCAATATCCTTGGGTACGATCAGCGTCAACGGCCTTGCGAACCTGCGCGGGTTTATGGGTAACAGTGCGGCAGACACGGCCATTCTCGAAATTCGGGATCGGTTGCAAATGCAGCTTTGCAACGAGGCGATTCTCGCGCGTGCTGGAGAGGGAGAATTCATCGTCATTGTACCCTCAAAGGAAGACGGTGAAGACGACTTCGACAAGACGCTGGAAGGTCTTTGCGAAAGCACTCTGAGACCGGTAAGGATTGATGGGCAGATGTTTCAACTTACCTTCAACGGCGGCTTCATTAGCAGGCTGCCCTACTCTCTGATTGACGAAAGCACTCGCTTTTGCAGTTTCGCTTTGGCTCAGTCGCAGGACGAGGGTCGAAATCGTGTCGTTGAGTTTACCTACAGCGACTTGCGGCGCGCCCAGGCTGATCAGCTCCTGGCAGGACATATACCGACGGCACTTCAGGGGGAAGAGTTTTACGTTGCCTACCAGCCCCAGCTAAACCTTGAGACCCAGGATGTCGTTGGATTCGAAGCGCTTGCCCGCTGGGACCACCCGGAACACGGCACTGTCTCGCCCGGGCGCTTTATCCCTTTATGTGAGAACTCAGGCTACATCAATGCGCTGACGCTCAATCTTTTGGAGCAAATCTGCAATGATCTGCCAGATATCTGGGAGCGCTATGGTGACATCAAGGTTTCGATGAACCTGTCGCCCTTCTCGCTGCTGGACAGGGAGTTCATCCAAGCGTTCATTGATACCGCAACCGCTATCTGTGATGTGAAGGGGAAAGTCAGCCTCGAAGTCGTTGAAAACCTCTCAATCGACGGATACGAGTCGGCAGCGAAGAACCTGGCTGCTCTGCGAGAGGCAGGCTTTGACATTATTCTCGACGACTTTGGTACCGGTTACTCCAGCCTCTCTTACATCAGGCGCCTGGGAGCATCCGTTGTGAAAATTGACAGGGAATTTGTCATGAATCTGAACCAGTCCAATCATGATGATCTTGCCATCATTCGCTCTGTTGTATCCCTCGGAAAGCAATTCGGTTTCGATGTGATCGCTGAAGGCGTTGAATACGCAAACCAGGCAGCAATCCTCCTTGAGGAGGGTGTCACAATCGGCCAGGGCTATCTTTTCTCCAAGCCACTAAAAATCGACCACTTTCTTTAA
- a CDS encoding B12-binding domain-containing radical SAM protein — MNRSNTVTFVSAGMLSPKKRDHILARRQLYLNYGALSLATTLDTMGTSTLLVHGEHREPADVLDMLLDKGVFPSRLPIMLSIPSFYALPWAQTFCRLVRDIDPDARVIVGGRWVVGPDPDWLHAKLPEADLLVPGLAEPLIASLLTNAPDLRLLPASKPDVVLNHTLVSGFERYQPSIEASRGCGMGCSFCEERDIPLEKLGEPQQFARALAAVSSQYGDSEIRPYFQSSMFVPNEKWATGLAKAFQADGLNVAWRTESRVDVLTPETIACLAGAGLKVLDLGLETASPTQILNMRKSRHPDRYLERASILLKACSDHGIAAKVNVLLYAGETTKTLEETRSFLDDHKSSIAGVSVGPVVAYGPPKTANILLNEWSRSGATPVDPSSANDSGISMIHLSHDFDAKSAEAASLHLSRRYMDAKAYFYLKSFSYYPRDYARADFDRDVAASDTSQLPFRTAEGITGADTREKATHRGQASLAVTEQVR, encoded by the coding sequence ATGAATCGCTCGAATACAGTTACATTCGTATCTGCCGGTATGTTATCGCCCAAGAAGCGCGATCATATACTTGCGCGCCGGCAACTCTATCTTAATTACGGTGCATTATCGCTGGCAACGACCCTAGATACCATGGGAACCTCCACCTTGTTGGTGCACGGCGAGCACCGCGAACCCGCCGATGTCCTAGACATGTTGCTGGATAAAGGAGTATTTCCGTCTCGGTTGCCGATAATGCTATCCATCCCCAGCTTCTACGCTCTACCATGGGCGCAGACTTTTTGCAGGCTAGTGCGCGACATTGATCCGGACGCTAGGGTCATTGTCGGTGGGCGTTGGGTAGTCGGCCCGGATCCTGACTGGTTGCACGCGAAACTACCAGAGGCTGATTTGTTGGTTCCCGGTCTGGCAGAACCGCTAATAGCGAGCCTGCTCACGAACGCGCCGGACCTACGCCTCCTGCCTGCCTCGAAGCCAGATGTCGTCCTAAACCATACCTTGGTATCAGGCTTCGAGCGCTATCAACCGAGCATTGAGGCATCACGTGGTTGTGGTATGGGGTGCTCGTTCTGCGAAGAGCGGGATATCCCTCTAGAGAAGTTGGGTGAACCGCAGCAGTTTGCTAGAGCGCTTGCGGCAGTTTCTAGTCAGTATGGGGACAGCGAGATTCGGCCCTATTTTCAATCATCGATGTTCGTCCCCAATGAGAAATGGGCCACCGGTCTAGCGAAAGCATTCCAAGCCGACGGCCTCAATGTGGCGTGGCGGACGGAGAGCCGCGTCGATGTCCTTACGCCTGAAACGATTGCCTGTCTTGCCGGGGCAGGATTGAAGGTGCTCGATCTGGGGCTCGAGACGGCCTCCCCGACGCAGATTCTAAACATGCGCAAATCCCGCCATCCGGACCGCTACCTTGAGCGAGCGTCTATTTTGCTTAAGGCGTGCAGCGATCACGGTATCGCCGCCAAGGTCAATGTCTTGCTTTACGCCGGGGAAACGACCAAGACTCTTGAGGAAACGCGTTCGTTTCTCGATGATCACAAGAGTTCTATTGCCGGAGTTTCGGTTGGCCCAGTCGTGGCGTATGGCCCACCGAAGACCGCGAATATTCTTCTGAATGAGTGGTCGAGGAGCGGTGCTACGCCGGTCGACCCAAGTAGCGCGAACGACAGCGGGATATCAATGATTCATCTCAGTCATGATTTTGACGCAAAATCGGCTGAGGCCGCGAGCTTGCATTTGTCTAGGCGCTACATGGATGCAAAGGCATATTTTTACCTGAAGAGCTTCTCATATTATCCGCGCGATTACGCGCGCGCAGACTTCGACCGTGACGTTGCTGCAAGCGATACATCGCAGTTGCCGTTTCGCACAGCCGAAGGAATAACAGGGGCAGACACTCGAGAAAAAGCCACACACAGGGGGCAGGCCTCCCTTGCAGTGACTGAGCAAGTTCGTTAA
- a CDS encoding tetratricopeptide repeat protein — MNPQTRNLLIQRVIDSLGILAPGSIFERFGVVFIEYLRDVKLVHRGSSVGGSPVGGALDAVSEDGSLVVEASIVQGYFSGAMTKPWGDLDHTLSLAPRAEDIYLLSSQRAQTGVIEAMVNTALQQTRMNGRHLHLMDSRSIAEAIIDTLMLRDDAIDDLAQHLPVLADIRDDHPASLRAPPISALYVPNSAVDTELDRRLEKTACVEIGGIGGIGKSQAAAACLLRNECYFEYRFWVSGRDIDGVERLSSVPVQRGGAERNVSALLRRNRTFLVIDNASSSLAIDQLAALCGPNSRILITRQTPSPGAFAMPTMEETLARELLGKGLKTQPSKKAFQTIWRAVGGHPLSLVMLNAAAHEGVSWSDLAEDCVNVAKLPVGGARLADRILGRLKPALEEELCLFQWAGQSHCDRAFFKFVVGPLRLRAFERHGLTAPESEASIRIHDIVFTALKSLNWLTDEKARQIDSKLDEFILQQIRGHGHGLQLIASQLKDKIARNVEKGDRRPAFLYALSMVWMGSAIQNQLLPNPLEDANRLRSLSAAKNEVAILVVLESIEAKERYFRHISGEEAAIKWLGTIVQAYDDLAAMVDLDARQAAEIKYHHAKTLRSLGKHSEAEHLFQEVVASYSLNEAKLQLVRSCSRRHQCYETAQRYASEIIATKQDNGSVSPSLLMALGDALNGARQTWAGELIEQHEELFLSEALYSAAIGIPQGYHSVASFVRALVWHAPERVQNVLARLPEPTPLMLDDDQSRGSYAEIMLLAASVDDHPTYLNRALEAFETLKAPNPYQKRKWGESLYKLGRYEEAEAILEAIEDKSGWIWLAHNLSQVKLELSKFQEALDLVNDSVTGAIGVNEKYRSSFLLQRVKVKVALHQDPADDIAEGRRHTTNPGLLEQFSEF; from the coding sequence ATGAACCCGCAGACCCGTAATCTGCTTATCCAGCGAGTGATTGACTCGCTTGGCATCTTGGCGCCGGGCTCGATCTTCGAGCGGTTCGGGGTCGTGTTTATTGAGTATCTGCGCGATGTGAAGCTCGTACATCGAGGGTCGTCGGTCGGCGGCAGCCCAGTCGGTGGTGCGCTAGATGCCGTGTCGGAAGATGGGAGCCTGGTCGTCGAGGCTTCGATCGTGCAGGGATACTTCTCCGGTGCGATGACCAAGCCTTGGGGGGATCTCGATCACACCCTATCCCTAGCGCCGCGCGCCGAGGACATCTATCTTCTGAGCTCCCAGCGTGCGCAAACCGGCGTAATCGAAGCGATGGTCAACACAGCATTACAGCAGACACGGATGAATGGGAGACACCTCCATCTCATGGATAGCCGGTCGATCGCTGAGGCCATCATCGATACGCTGATGCTGCGGGACGACGCAATCGACGACCTTGCCCAGCATCTGCCAGTTCTGGCCGATATTCGAGATGACCACCCTGCCTCGTTGCGCGCGCCGCCAATAAGCGCTCTTTACGTACCAAATAGCGCAGTCGACACTGAACTTGATCGGAGGCTCGAAAAAACGGCGTGTGTTGAGATCGGCGGCATTGGCGGCATTGGGAAGTCGCAAGCCGCAGCCGCGTGTCTACTGCGCAACGAATGCTATTTCGAATACAGGTTTTGGGTCAGCGGTCGCGACATCGACGGTGTCGAGCGACTCTCGTCGGTCCCGGTTCAGCGCGGCGGTGCTGAGCGTAATGTCAGCGCCCTGCTGCGCAGAAACCGCACATTCCTAGTTATAGACAATGCCAGCTCGAGTCTCGCGATCGACCAACTAGCCGCACTGTGTGGGCCGAACTCTCGGATTCTGATCACACGGCAAACACCCTCACCTGGAGCATTCGCTATGCCTACCATGGAGGAGACGCTGGCTCGCGAACTGCTCGGCAAAGGGCTAAAAACCCAGCCGTCCAAAAAGGCGTTCCAGACTATCTGGCGCGCAGTCGGCGGCCATCCTCTTAGCCTAGTGATGCTTAATGCCGCCGCGCACGAGGGCGTTTCGTGGAGCGATCTTGCCGAGGACTGCGTCAACGTAGCCAAACTGCCGGTTGGCGGCGCAAGGCTCGCTGACCGTATTCTAGGACGGTTGAAACCGGCACTAGAGGAAGAGCTGTGTTTGTTCCAATGGGCGGGCCAGAGCCACTGCGATCGCGCGTTCTTCAAGTTCGTTGTTGGACCGCTACGCTTGAGAGCGTTCGAGCGTCACGGGCTGACCGCGCCTGAAAGTGAAGCGTCAATCCGAATCCACGATATCGTCTTCACGGCGCTGAAGTCGTTGAATTGGCTAACCGACGAGAAGGCGAGACAAATCGATAGTAAGCTCGATGAGTTCATTCTCCAGCAAATCCGTGGGCATGGACATGGCCTGCAGCTGATCGCATCGCAGCTGAAGGACAAGATTGCCAGAAATGTCGAGAAAGGTGATCGGCGTCCGGCCTTTCTCTACGCATTGTCGATGGTCTGGATGGGCAGCGCCATTCAGAACCAATTGCTGCCCAACCCACTGGAAGATGCAAATCGGCTCAGGTCGCTGAGCGCGGCTAAAAACGAGGTCGCGATCCTGGTAGTTCTCGAGTCAATCGAAGCTAAGGAGCGCTATTTCCGGCATATATCAGGGGAAGAGGCTGCGATAAAATGGCTAGGGACGATCGTGCAAGCCTATGACGACCTTGCAGCCATGGTTGACCTCGATGCCCGTCAAGCCGCAGAAATCAAGTACCATCATGCAAAGACACTCCGTAGCTTGGGGAAGCATTCCGAAGCCGAGCACTTGTTCCAAGAGGTGGTCGCCAGTTATTCCCTGAATGAAGCCAAACTTCAACTGGTGCGATCTTGCAGCCGCAGGCATCAGTGCTATGAGACGGCACAGCGTTATGCATCAGAAATCATCGCTACGAAACAGGACAACGGCAGCGTGTCTCCCTCACTGCTGATGGCACTAGGCGATGCACTCAATGGCGCGCGTCAAACTTGGGCTGGCGAACTCATCGAACAGCATGAAGAGTTATTTCTGTCGGAAGCGCTGTACAGTGCTGCGATCGGCATACCGCAAGGCTATCACTCTGTCGCGAGCTTCGTCCGCGCGCTGGTTTGGCATGCGCCGGAGCGGGTCCAGAATGTACTGGCGCGTCTGCCTGAACCTACACCGTTGATGCTGGACGATGACCAGAGCCGCGGCAGCTACGCAGAGATCATGCTGCTCGCAGCAAGCGTCGATGACCACCCCACTTACCTGAACCGCGCTCTAGAAGCGTTCGAGACTCTGAAGGCCCCCAACCCCTATCAGAAACGCAAATGGGGAGAGTCGCTTTATAAACTTGGCCGCTACGAGGAGGCAGAGGCTATCCTTGAGGCAATCGAAGACAAGAGCGGCTGGATCTGGTTGGCTCATAATTTGTCGCAGGTGAAACTTGAGCTGAGTAAGTTCCAGGAAGCTCTTGATCTCGTTAACGACTCCGTCACGGGGGCAATCGGCGTAAACGAAAAATACCGGAGCAGCTTCCTTCTGCAGCGCGTGAAGGTGAAGGTCGCACTACATCAGGATCCAGCAGATGACATCGCTGAGGGCCGTCGGCACACAACCAACCCCGGTCTTCTTGAGCAGTTTTCCGAATTCTGA
- a CDS encoding HigA family addiction module antitoxin yields the protein MVTVGMRPIHPGEILLEDYLEPLGMSVNALSKELYVPAQRLNEIVRERRGVSADTAMRLARYFGTTEQFWLNLQTDYDLRRAREEKADQINKLITPRKPGHHAA from the coding sequence ATGGTTACTGTAGGTATGCGCCCTATCCATCCAGGAGAGATTTTACTTGAGGATTACCTTGAGCCTCTTGGCATGAGTGTGAATGCGCTTTCAAAAGAACTTTATGTTCCTGCACAGCGCCTGAACGAGATTGTTCGCGAGCGTCGTGGTGTGTCCGCGGATACGGCCATGCGTTTGGCCCGTTACTTTGGGACTACCGAGCAGTTTTGGCTCAATTTGCAGACTGACTACGATCTGCGCCGTGCCCGTGAGGAGAAAGCCGACCAAATCAATAAACTGATTACGCCTCGTAAGCCTGGCCATCACGCTGCCTGA